A stretch of Miscanthus floridulus cultivar M001 chromosome 13, ASM1932011v1, whole genome shotgun sequence DNA encodes these proteins:
- the LOC136500866 gene encoding external alternative NAD(P)H-ubiquinone oxidoreductase B2, mitochondrial-like — MRWAAFLWEGASRASGRRPGVSNLLLVVAAASSGGLIAYADSGSDAAVEKPQLPPRKKVVVLGTGWGGTTFLRNLDSRLYDVQVISPRNYFAFTPLLPSVTSGTVEPRSIVEPIRRILEKKGGEIKFWEAECFKIDPQSKKIHCRSNVGTNLEGNGEFSVDYDYLVIAVGARTNTFNTPGVVENCHFLKEVEDAQKIRRSVMDCFERASLPFLNEEERKKNLHFVVVGGGPTGVEFASSLHDFVTEDLSKLYPSIQHLVKISLIEAADHILTMFDKRITNFAEDKFGRDGIDVKTGYKVVKVSKDAITMQNPATGDISVPYGMAVWSTGIGTRPFVVEFMKQIGQANRRVLATDEWLRVRECDSVYAIGDCATINQRKVMEDISEIFRVADKDKSGTLTVKEIQDILDDIYVRYPQVHLYLKSKQMNGIADLVRSAKGDAEKESMELNIEEFKKALALVDSQVKFLPATAQVASQQGQYLARCFNKMNDAEENPEGPIRIRGEGRHRFLPFRYRHLGQFAPLGGEQTAAQLPGDWISIGHSTQWLWYSVYATKQISWRTRMLVVSDWTRRFIFGRDSSCI; from the exons ATGAGGTGGGCGGCGTTCCTGTGGGAGGGCGCGTCCCGGGCGTCCGGCCGCCGCCCGGGGGTCTCcaacctcctcctcgtcgtcgcagCAGCCAG TAGCGGAGGCCTCATCGCTTATGCCGACTCTGGATCAGATGCTGCTGTTGAGAAGCCGCAACTTCCTCCAAGGAAAAAAGTTGTGGTGCTTGGAACTGGTTGGGGCGGCACCACATTCCTGAGGAACCTGGATAGCAGGTTGTATGATGTGCAGGTTATATCTCCTCGGAACTACTTTGCGTTTACGCCACTGCTGCCGAGTGTCACTTCTGGAACAGTTGAGCCTAGGAGCATTGTTGAGCCAATCCGTAGGATCTTGGAGAAG AAAGGTGGAGAAATCAAATTTTGGGAAGCAGAGTGCTTCAAGATTGATCCACAAAGCAAGAAAATCCATTGTCGCTCGAATGTTGGGACAAATCTTGAGGGGAATGGCGAGTTCTCGGTTGACTATGACTATCTCGTGATAGCAGTAGGAGCTAGGACAAATACATTCAATACTCCTGGCGTGGTAGAGAATTGTCACTTCTTGAAG GAAGTAGAGGATGCTCAAAAGATCAGACGGAGTGTGATGGACTGCTTTGAGAGAGCAAGCCTCCCCTTCCTGAACgaagaagagaggaagaagaatcTTCATTTTGTTGTTGTGGGTGGTGGACCTACTGGAGTGGAATTTGCATCATCTTTGCATGATTTTGTTACCGAAGATTTATCCAAGCTTTATCCCTCGATTCAGCACCTTGTCAAGATATCATTGATTGAAGCTGCAGATCACATACTGACCAT GTTTGACAAGAGGATAACAAACTTTGCTGAGGATAAGTTTGGAAGGGATGGCATTGATGTGAAAACTGGATATAAAGTTGTGAAGGTTTCTAAGGATGCTATTACCATGCAAAATCCTGCCACTGGGGATATTTCAGTTCCTTATGGGATGGCTGTCTGGTCGACTGGTATTGGCACTCGTCCATTTGTTGTGGAATTTATGAAACAAATTGGCCAG GCCAATCGGCGTGTCTTAGCTACTGATGAATGGCTAAGGGTCCGTGAATGTGATAGTGTCTATGCAATAGGTGACTGTGCTACAATAAACCAGAGGAAAGTAATG GAGGACATTTCAGAAATATTCAGAGTCGCAGATAAAGATAAGTCTGGAACCTTGACTGTGAAAGAAATTCAAGATATCCTGGATGATATTTATGTGAGATACCCACAAGTACACCTCTACCTTAAGAGCAAGCAGATGAACGGCATCGCTGATCTAGTGAGGAGTGCCAAAGGAGATGCTGAGAAGGAATCCATGGAACTGAACATCGAGGAATTCAAGAAGGCTCTTGCACTCGTGGATTCACAAGTCAAATTCTTACCTGCAACTGCTCAG GTTGCGTCGCAGCAGGGCCAATATCTTGCTAGGTGCTTTAACAAGATGAATGATGCTGAAGAAAACCCTGAAGGTCCAATCCGCATCAGGGGAGAAGGCCGCCATCGCTTCCTCCCTTTCAG GTACCGGCATCTGGGCCAATTCGCCCCACTAGGAGGGGAGCAAACTGCTGCACAGCTTCCCGGGGACTGGATCTCCATTGGCCACAGCACCCAGTGGCTCTGGTACTCCGTGTACGCAAC CAAACAAATCAGCTGGCGCACGAGGATGCTGGTGGTATCTGACTGGACGCGCCGATTCATTTTCGGAAGAGACTCGAGTTGCATATAA